ATTTTCTAGCACTTCTGTTCGAGTCATCTTTgcttatgtttcttttttttacttatGGTACAATATTCACTGTATTCTCAAATATATGGTGCTTAGAAATGTATAGTCAAACTTTGAAAACTTTACTCATTATatataacacacacacacacacacacacatatatatatatatatatgaaagtacTAAGATTTCTTACATGCAAATGGTGTTAATTAATGATTTTTCATAGAAATACTTTCGaatgattatattttaataacttcaaaaaatacttagaaaaagtaACGTTCAAAGACATATATTGGATACCGTGTAGATGTAACGAATGACAAGTATTATAAATCAATTCGAGGTATATATGTTTTTCACACCATGTCAATAGCCAAAGTGACATGGCTTTTTTTAGTCACAAGAGATAAGGCGATTATACCTTTCTTGATGCATTAAGATTATCCATTTTGTAGTACTGTTTCAATGAGCTTGTAAGTAGTTCGGACTTACCATTGGGAACTTTTTCCTACATTTCATCCCCGTGTATATCATAGGGAAGACGGCGTGTCCACTGAAGCAAAACGAGTACAAGCTCATGGCGCTCGGCATGCCAGCCCAGTGTATGAGCCTTCCCCTCTCGTGGAACCCAACCCCATCAAACACCGCAACCCACATGACGGCGGCGATGAGGACGACGGACGCGAGCGCGCCGCCGGCAGAGACGTAGGCCAGCACGCTCAGGTTGCTGAACCACGTCGTGGGCAGCACGGCCAGCGTGGCAGCCAGCACGAACCCCTGCTTCCCTCCGATCCTGAGCGCGCCGACCCGGAGGCCCGCCGCCGGGAACAGCTTGTGCAGGTTGTCGCCCTCGAGGATGAGGAAATCCACGGCGACGAGGTAGAGCTCGAGGTACATGAACGTGGCGACGGCGAGCCGGCCTTTGCGGCCGAACGCTAGCGCTCCGATGTCCGGGTAGGTCCGCACGAGCGGGCTGGCGTCCATACAGCGCTGCAGGAGGAGCCCCGTGTAGCAGCAGATGACGGCAACGGCGAGGAAGACGAGCAGGCTCAGCCACCCGCCCTGGGACAGCGCGTATGGGATGGAGAGGAGCCCAATCcctgcatatgcatgcatgcatgtgaaggACAGAAAGGAATGAGCTAAAGAAATTAACGAAGTTGGAAGCACCAATTACGTACGTCCACGGCTAGCATTACGCTGATTCATTTGCTGATTGTTTATGCTCGCCAGTTTAGAAATAGTAGACGAAtttttttacttgatttttaaagttgtattttaactaagatttttttataaaatatatcatttatagttacaaaatctatatagtgtaaaatcattttgaattgtaaaactagttatataattttatatactagatatttttataatttaattaaatattagttaaagtacataaaatttgatttttaaaaaatagatttattaTTCCTGAACGAAGGAAATAGCAATTTAAAGATGAGACAGGTGCTTGGAAGACAAGAAAACCTGATAGAGCATTGACTCCATTGAAGCATGTCTTGAGGAATCCTGTCTTCTTTGCAGATGATGGAGGAGGATCAGTGTGATCGGCGTCGAAACCAGTCGCCATTGCACGCAAATTTGCAGGTTTTTGAACGTATGGTAACCAGTATCGGCGCATGTACCAGAACATGCATGTTCGATCACTACCAGGTAGATTTGCCCTTTTTATAGGCGCGGTAAGCTTAGAAAGGTGACAGATGCAGTCAAGACTGCATGCGGTCTGCCATTACAGCGTAAAATCACCGCCGTTGAAACGAAAACACCGCCTGAGAATTACGCTCGACATGGTCCTAAAGCTGCGAGACGACATGGTCCTAAAGCTAGCCAGTTAGCCTGACAAGTAAGAAACCAGTATGTGGAAACTAACTAGGCACCGTGTTTAGTGAGCCGTTAACTCGTTCGTCGGAAAAAATTTCTTCGAAAAAGGTGAGCCATTTCGCTG
This genomic window from Phragmites australis chromosome 7, lpPhrAust1.1, whole genome shotgun sequence contains:
- the LOC133925435 gene encoding amino acid transporter AVT1I-like, with protein sequence MATGFDADHTDPPPSSAKKTGFLKTCFNGVNALSGIGLLSIPYALSQGGWLSLLVFLAVAVICCYTGLLLQRCMDASPLVRTYPDIGALAFGRKGRLAVATFMYLELYLVAVDFLILEGDNLHKLFPAAGLRVGALRIGGKQGFVLAATLAVLPTTWFSNLSVLAYVSAGGALASVVLIAAVMWVAVFDGVGFHERGRLIHWAGMPSAMSLYSFCFSGHAVFPMIYTGMKCRKKFPMVLFICFTVSTLSYGFMGVIGYLMYGDALKSQVTLNLPYGKVSSKIAIYTTLVNPLTKYALVMTPIAEALEAVLGVCKNRLLCVLVRTALVAGTAVVALAVPFFADVVALTGALLSCTATMLLPCLCYLRVRAKVRPSEKMYRPETAACAAIIVVAAAIVGLGTYSSVKQIVRKL